In the genome of Chiloscyllium plagiosum isolate BGI_BamShark_2017 chromosome 33, ASM401019v2, whole genome shotgun sequence, one region contains:
- the LOC122539959 gene encoding cytochrome c oxidase subunit NDUFA4-like → MLGLMFRQAKSHPSLIPLFVFIGAGSLGASMYLLRLALRNPDVSWDRKNNPEPWNKIAPNEQYKFFSVNMDYNQLKKDRPDF, encoded by the exons ATGCTGGGATTAATGTTCCGACAGGCCAAAAGCCATCCGAGT CTAATTCCATTGTTTGTCTTCATTGGAGCTGGAAGTTTAGGAGCAAGCATGTATCTCCTGCGGCTTGCTCTTCGTAACCCTGATGTTAG CTGGGATCGCAAGAATAACCCTGAACCGTGGAATAAGATAGCACCCAATGAACAGTACAAG ttCTTTTCTGTGAACATGGACTACAACCAACTGAAGAAGGATCGGCCAGATTTCTAA